The Ptychodera flava strain L36383 chromosome 3, AS_Pfla_20210202, whole genome shotgun sequence region TCATCAAGATTACACATGGAGGAAATGCAATTCAACCGTTAAGCGTGTGGTATAGCGTTTTTGAATGATAGAGATCCAACAGTTCACATCAGGACATCAACAGCTATTCATCCTCTGTAGTAAAGGCTTTTGCTCATAAATGGTGGCTCAAAAttcatgaggacacatacagatCAAAAGCGTTTGACCTCAGAGTGAGTAGaacaattttgcacataatggAGATCTCAAAATTCAAATGAGggcacatacaaatgaaaagattTTTGTCTACAAAGTGTGTGTGGTAAGAGGTTTGTTCACAAACTAACTCTCATATACGAATACATACAGATGAAAAGACATTTAAGTCAAAATGTGAGTATAGGTTATGCACGTAGTAGAGAAGTCAAAGTCAATATGAGCATGTATACGAAAGAAGAGCTGCTCATCTGCAAAGTGTGTAGTAACAGCTTTGGTCAAAATAGAGCTCTCCAAAGTCATATGCAGACACATAAAAGTGAAAGGCCTTTTGTCTGCAACGTGTGTAGTAAGGGCTTTGCTCACAATGGAACTGTCAAAGTTCATATGCCGACAATTGAAAAGCTTTTCGTCTGCCAAGTGTGTAGTAAGGGCTTTGCGCAGAATGGACATCTCAAAGttcatatgaggacacatacaaatgaaaagccttttgtttgccaagtgtgtggtaagggctTTGCTGAGAATGGAACACTCAAAGTCCATATGAGGACACACACGAAtgaaaagccttttgtctgccaagtgtgtggtaagggctTTGCTCACAATGGaaatctcaaaattcatatgaggacacatacaaatgaaaagccttttgtctgcaaagtgtgtggtaagggctTTGCTAAGAATGgaactctcaaaattcatatgcgcacacatacaaatgaaaagccttttgtctgccAAGAGTGTGGTAAGGGCTTTGCTGAGAATGGAAAactcaaaattcatatgaggacacatacaaatgaaaagccttttgtctgcaaagtgtgtggtaagggctTTGCTCACAATGGaaatctcaaaattcatatgaggacacatacaaatgaaaagccttttgtctgccAAGTGTGTGGTAAGGATTTTGCTCGGAATGGAACTCTAAAAGTCCATATgtggacacatacaaatgaaaagccttttgtctgcaaagtgtgtggtaagggctTTGCTGAGAATGGTACTCTCAAAGTccatatgaggacacatacaaatgaaaagccttttgtctgccaagtgtgtggtaagggctTTGCTCAGAATGGaaatctcaaaattcatatgaggacacatacaaatgaaaagccttttgtctgccaagtgtgtggtaagggctTTGCTCAGAATGGAcatctcaaaattcatatgaggacacatacaaatgaaaaaccttttgtctgcaaagtgtgtggtaagggctTTGCTCAAAATGGaaatctcaaaattcatatgaggacacatacaaatgaaaagccttttgtctgcaaagtgtgtggtaagggctTTGCTCAAAATGGaaatctcaaaattcatatgaggacacatacaaatgaaaagccttttgtctgccaagtgtgtggtaagggctTTGCTCACAATGGaaatctcaaaattcatatgaggacacatacaaatgaaaagccttttgtctgcTAAGTGTGTGGTTAGAGCTTTGCTCAGAATGGACAgctcaaaattcatatgaggacacgtacaaatgaaaagccttttgtctgccATGTGTCATGCCAGGCTTGAGTATGTTAAGGCACGGCTCCCGCAAGGGCGCCCTCTACCAACGAGTGCGTTTCGGTTTTACTGGCTAAATGATCGGCACATCCTTCCATattagtcaaactttgtatatgTATTTAATAAAAAACGACTCGGCAAAATCGTATTATGTGATAAATCCCAGAAATAGTTAATTCACTAAATAACGGTATTTTTTGGTTCAAAAATGGTATTGTCTGTTCGAGCACAGAATCCAGCCGGTAGACTCCCCCATATCCTGTAAATAACCACACTGTCTGCGTTGACCCCACTTTCCATCACTATTGCGACCAATACTGTAAGAAATTTCGCCCCCGTAATAATGACTCGCCACAAAATATCAGCTGACCCTTGACGACGACCTCCATTACGAGCGTAATTGGGGTCAACCTGTGCCTGCACTTGCTTTCTGGGATAAAAATTTGCCAGCATGATATAGACAAATATGTcaatataatattcaaatcagcgattttaaaaaaataacaagtttAGCGGCTGGATTTTGGCATTTTTCTTGTCGTAATTTGGGACTCTAGCCGGCCCGGGGAATCCCTGTGCAGTCCCCTGAGGAAGCCCATCCAGGGACCACATACAATGCTTTATGGGTAGGTACAGCTGACTGTATCCTAGTAACGAGGCGGTCGCGTCCATTTCAGCACGCATTCAGCGATCGCGTCGGTCTGAGAGCAGTTCTGGAGATTGTTAAAATACTCAACCTTGCTTTTGTTTCTGACGgtttttagcgacgaagttacgtaactgaggaagcttatagagttgggagaggcaaaattgacgtcatttccgtcaacaacatccgtaaaactattttgtcacaccacgtgatcagtgttatctaacgactatagcataccattcacgctgcacactcactatcagcgaaaataccagatcgtgttgaattgacattataattgaacttatgagcgtacgtgtgagtgtattggcttacatgaaaatgcgatagacaatgatgtatctacgttagaacgtccatgctcgatcaaattgtttttgttctgt contains the following coding sequences:
- the LOC139129509 gene encoding zinc finger protein 227-like; the protein is MKRHLSQNVSIGYARSREVKVNMSMYTKEELLICKVCSNSFGQNRALQSHMQTHKSERPFVCNVCSKGFAHNGTVKVHMPTIEKLFVCQVCSKGFAQNGHLKVHMRTHTNEKPFVCQVCGKGFAENGTLKVHMRTHTNEKPFVCQVCGKGFAHNGNLKIHMRTHTNEKPFVCKVCGKGFAKNGTLKIHMRTHTNEKPFVCQECGKGFAENGKLKIHMRTHTNEKPFVCKVCGKGFAHNGNLKIHMRTHTNEKPFVCQVCGKDFARNGTLKVHMWTHTNEKPFVCKVCGKGFAENGTLKVHMRTHTNEKPFVCQVCGKGFAQNGNLKIHMRTHTNEKPFVCQVCGKGFAQNGHLKIHMRTHTNEKPFVCKVCGKGFAQNGNLKIHMRTHTNEKPFVCKVCGKGFAQNGNLKIHMRTHTNEKPFVCQVCGKGFAHNGNLKIHMRTHTNEKPFVC